The proteins below are encoded in one region of Chrysemys picta bellii isolate R12L10 chromosome 4, ASM1138683v2, whole genome shotgun sequence:
- the PRR14 gene encoding proline-rich protein 14 isoform X5 — protein MEHPVARGALAGGGTRLSASERNIRRQRLIVYRPSTEKQSSPVPRGPEEKAPPLCWLPRGRAGSPQARRQSERLQGRRQRLQQGVPQWGQGAELWLVASPMERARHRVLAITLEECLATTQGAVSQRGNSPSAHPATPSLPGHPLPGKALPPLGSPLPGSDRTPRHQEPAMDRPSPEEHRSPICQRPENKAPASCWPPQGTAGSESERLQGKRWLLRQGAPQQSRGPGSSPSISQQGKELVTSPMERAQQRVLTVALEECPMAADASLQQEDLLMPSPPSTVDQLTASSSSSDQWEQCPQPADPVPEEAEPPGSLLPSSSSAWPPPICSLLRPRATVPPLRHWGIAPLFQSVKSKLETFADIFLSPVKPRLRPPPSPHPDEGEGGGQPAEPLRPEEEPAQSRSGPSQQGAHSSRQGVNIEVKIAISEPAERRGPGEAKDDGEGDSIVSRRPPICQWRLSPEDPSQPRLGRSYSCPDFPWAMPSPLPASAPCPPRRRRHTVCSLEVSRELLRGQPSPPILPCLRKEVFPFPSPASRHLLSPVVCMTRCDEARSSCPGPPHHEEPATALLCPSAPRKRAQGKCPASASARPQPNSKPTSRQWACPGRSGWTRRSSVWRRSTQIRTIALPPRSGPSRRSSRSLGSGTGHWCLPASAS, from the exons atggaGCACCCCGTGGCCAGAGGGGCGCTGGCAGGGGGCGGCACCAGGCTGTCTGCCTCGGAGCGGAACATCCGACGCCAGAGGCTCATCGTgtacag ACCCTCCACTGAAAAGCAGAGCTCCCCCGTCCCCCGGGGGCCTGAGGAGAAGGCTCCCCCACTGTGCTGGCTGccccggggcagggctgggtctcCTCAGGCAAGGCGCCAGTCggagaggctgcagggcagacggcagcggctgcagcagggggTGCCTCAGTGGGGCCAGGGGGCGGAGCTGTGGCTGGTGGCCTCGCCCATGGAGAGAGCCCGGCACAGGGTCCTGGCCATTACCCTGGAGGAGTGTCTTGCCACCACACAAGGGGCT GTCTCCCAAAGGGGCAACTCCCCCTCAGCTCATccggccaccccctccctcccaggccacCCCCTCCCTGGGAAGGCCTTGCCCCCTCTTGGGAGCCCTCTGCCTGGTTCGGATCGGACCCCTAGGCATCAGGAGCCCGCCATGGACAG ACCCTCCCCCGAGGAGCACCGGTCTCCCATCTGCCAGAGGCCTGAGAATAAGGCCCCCGCATCGTGCTGGCCGCCCCAGGGTACAGCCGGGTCCGAGTCAGAGCGGCTGCAGGGCAAGCGGTGGCTGCTGCGGCAGGGGGCGCCGCAgcagagccgggggccggggtcatctccctccatctcccagcaggggaaggagctggtgaCGTCGCCCATGGAGAGGGCCCAGCAGCGCGTCCTGACTGTGGCACTGGAGGAGTGCCCCATGGCAGCA GATGCCAGCCTTCAGCAGGAAGATCTGCTGATGCCGTCGCCTCCTAGCAC GGTTGATCAGCTGacagcatcttcctcttcctcggaCCAGTGGGAGCAGTGCCCACAGCCAG CAGATCCTGTCCCAGAAGAAGCCGAGCCACCTGGCAGCCtcctgccttcctcctcctccgcctgGCCTCCCCCGATCTGTTCGCTGCTGCGCCCCCGGGCCACAGTCCCCCCCTTGCGGCACTGGGGCATCGCCCCGCTCTTCCAGAGTGTCAAATCCAAGCTGGAGACCTTCGCCGACATCTTCCTGAGCCCGGTCAAGCCGCGCTTGCGCCCCCCGCCGTCTCCTCATCCGGAcgagggagagggtggggggcagccggCGGAGCCTCTCCGCCCCGAGGAGGAGCCAGCGCAGAGCCGGAGCGGGccaagccagcagggggcgcacaGCTCGCGCCAGGGGGTGAACATCGAGGTGAAAATTGCCATCTCTGAGCCAGCTGAGAGGAGGGGCCCTGGCGAGGCCAAAGAtgatggggagggggacagcattGTGAGCCGCCGACCCCCCATCTGCCAGTGGCGCCTGAGCCCTGAGgaccccagccagccccgccTGGGCCGCAGCTACTCCTGCCCGGACTTCCCCTGGGCCATGCCGTCCCCATTGCCAGCGTCCGCCCCCTGCCCGCCTCGCCGTCGTCGTCACACGGTCTGCAGCCTGGAGGTGTCGCGGGAGTTGCTGCGGGGCCAGCCCtcgccccccatcctgccctgcctGCGCAAGGAGGTCTTCCCCTTCCCGTCCCCGGCCTCCCGCCACCTGCTCAGCCCGGTGGTGTGCATGACCCGCTGCGACGAGGCCCGTTCCTCCTGCCCGGGCCCACCCCACCACGAGGAGCCTGCTActgccctgctttgccccag TGCTCCCAGGAAGAGAGCACAGGGAAAGTGTCCCGCTTCCGCATCCGCAAGACCCCAGCCAAACAGCAAGCCAACCTCACGCCAATGGGCCTGCCCCGGCCGGTCAG GTTGGACAAGAAGGAGTTCAGTTTGGAGGAGATCTACACAAATAAGAACTATCGCACTCCCACCGAGAAGCG GACCTTCGAGACGATCTTCGAGGAGCCTCGGGAGCGGAACGGGGCACTGGTGCTTACCAGCCAGCGCAAGCTGA
- the PRR14 gene encoding proline-rich protein 14 isoform X7 — protein MDRPSPEEHRSPICQRPENKAPASCWPPQGTAGSESERLQGKRWLLRQGAPQQSRGPGSSPSISQQGKELVTSPMERAQQRVLTVALEECPMAADASLQQEDLLMPSPPSTVDQLTASSSSSDQWEQCPQPADPVPEEAEPPGSLLPSSSSAWPPPICSLLRPRATVPPLRHWGIAPLFQSVKSKLETFADIFLSPVKPRLRPPPSPHPDEGEGGGQPAEPLRPEEEPAQSRSGPSQQGAHSSRQGVNIEVKIAISEPAERRGPGEAKDDGEGDSIVSRRPPICQWRLSPEDPSQPRLGRSYSCPDFPWAMPSPLPASAPCPPRRRRHTVCSLEVSRELLRGQPSPPILPCLRKEVFPFPSPASRHLLSPVVCMTRCDEARSSCPGPPHHEEPATALLCPRDGSQCPEQGDRGHGVTTGGILLSHTDAKCSQEESTGKVSRFRIRKTPAKQQANLTPMGLPRPVRLDKKEFSLEEIYTNKNYRTPTEKRTFETIFEEPRERNGALVLTSQRKLKRTMEFQDSSLPRKQRRARPRGRLAGRAPGGRRAPPQHPDLEELLRQRLAELDALFEADGD, from the exons ATGGACAG ACCCTCCCCCGAGGAGCACCGGTCTCCCATCTGCCAGAGGCCTGAGAATAAGGCCCCCGCATCGTGCTGGCCGCCCCAGGGTACAGCCGGGTCCGAGTCAGAGCGGCTGCAGGGCAAGCGGTGGCTGCTGCGGCAGGGGGCGCCGCAgcagagccgggggccggggtcatctccctccatctcccagcaggggaaggagctggtgaCGTCGCCCATGGAGAGGGCCCAGCAGCGCGTCCTGACTGTGGCACTGGAGGAGTGCCCCATGGCAGCA GATGCCAGCCTTCAGCAGGAAGATCTGCTGATGCCGTCGCCTCCTAGCAC GGTTGATCAGCTGacagcatcttcctcttcctcggaCCAGTGGGAGCAGTGCCCACAGCCAG CAGATCCTGTCCCAGAAGAAGCCGAGCCACCTGGCAGCCtcctgccttcctcctcctccgcctgGCCTCCCCCGATCTGTTCGCTGCTGCGCCCCCGGGCCACAGTCCCCCCCTTGCGGCACTGGGGCATCGCCCCGCTCTTCCAGAGTGTCAAATCCAAGCTGGAGACCTTCGCCGACATCTTCCTGAGCCCGGTCAAGCCGCGCTTGCGCCCCCCGCCGTCTCCTCATCCGGAcgagggagagggtggggggcagccggCGGAGCCTCTCCGCCCCGAGGAGGAGCCAGCGCAGAGCCGGAGCGGGccaagccagcagggggcgcacaGCTCGCGCCAGGGGGTGAACATCGAGGTGAAAATTGCCATCTCTGAGCCAGCTGAGAGGAGGGGCCCTGGCGAGGCCAAAGAtgatggggagggggacagcattGTGAGCCGCCGACCCCCCATCTGCCAGTGGCGCCTGAGCCCTGAGgaccccagccagccccgccTGGGCCGCAGCTACTCCTGCCCGGACTTCCCCTGGGCCATGCCGTCCCCATTGCCAGCGTCCGCCCCCTGCCCGCCTCGCCGTCGTCGTCACACGGTCTGCAGCCTGGAGGTGTCGCGGGAGTTGCTGCGGGGCCAGCCCtcgccccccatcctgccctgcctGCGCAAGGAGGTCTTCCCCTTCCCGTCCCCGGCCTCCCGCCACCTGCTCAGCCCGGTGGTGTGCATGACCCGCTGCGACGAGGCCCGTTCCTCCTGCCCGGGCCCACCCCACCACGAGGAGCCTGCTActgccctgctttgccccag GGACGGCTCCCAGTGCCCGGAGCAGGGGGACAGGGGCCATGGCGTCACCACAGGCGGGATTCTCCTGTCACACACAGATGCCAAG TGCTCCCAGGAAGAGAGCACAGGGAAAGTGTCCCGCTTCCGCATCCGCAAGACCCCAGCCAAACAGCAAGCCAACCTCACGCCAATGGGCCTGCCCCGGCCGGTCAG GTTGGACAAGAAGGAGTTCAGTTTGGAGGAGATCTACACAAATAAGAACTATCGCACTCCCACCGAGAAGCG GACCTTCGAGACGATCTTCGAGGAGCCTCGGGAGCGGAACGGGGCACTGGTGCTTACCAGCCAGCGCAAGCTGAAGCGCACCATGGAATTCCAGGACAGCAGCCTGCCCCGCAAGCAGCGCCGTGCCCGGCCCCGGGGGAGGCTGGCGGGGCGAGCACCAGGTGGGCGCCgggccccaccccagcaccctgaCCTGGAGGAACTGCTGCGCCAGCGCCTGGCCGAGCTGGACGCCCTGTTTGAAGCTGATGGGGACTAG